A genomic region of Metopolophium dirhodum isolate CAU chromosome 1, ASM1992520v1, whole genome shotgun sequence contains the following coding sequences:
- the LOC132936597 gene encoding LOW QUALITY PROTEIN: galactosylgalactosylxylosylprotein 3-beta-glucuronosyltransferase S-like (The sequence of the model RefSeq protein was modified relative to this genomic sequence to represent the inferred CDS: deleted 1 base in 1 codon), with protein sequence MTDRRYSGSCGSSSSSISNNSNNSNNGYRCGIKTQLHAPSSGRCNYHNNNSCKTGVARPTTAAMHVKKTWKSAAVMFLAVAAVTTVTAAFYFNYAATACCAVVPLSSTSLLQESSNTVAVDNEPYRSKLVGSSATRPSKLYTVCETRDHLRSPADRGKFSRHRRQTVDSTSSTVDKNLGNKDSYNGESETARNSDRGNDTTLIYFITPTYPRREQIAELTRLGQTLMHVSRLYWIVADDRPDCSLQIMNLLPDFSIPYTYIASPMPSIYKHNPDAMPRGVSNRRAALNWIRLNHNINDSNAVIYFGDDDNTFHLDLFKEIRTTKKISMFPVGLVGEYGVSSPIIDKGKVVGFFDSWPAKRKFPVDMAGFAINVQLLFKYPYATMPYKAGFEEDRFLSALAIRLDEIEPKAENCTRILVWHTQTAKKPKPIVMVKSKATLPGSLATLLDQVTMLGIGGVSETTGVRSYMTKNGNIFRV encoded by the exons ATGACCGACCGCCGGTACAGCGGCAGCTGCggaagcagcagcagcagcatcaGCAATAACAGCAATAACAGCAATAACGGCTACAGGTGTGGGATCAAAACTCAATTGCATGCACCGTCGTCGGGTCGATGTAACTACCACAACAACAACAGCTGCAAAACCGGTGTCGCCCGACCGACGACGGCCGCCATGCACGTAAAGAAGACGTGGAAGTCCGCCGCGGTGATGTTTCTGGCCGTGGCCGCCGTCACCACGGTCACCGCGGCGTTTTACTTCAATTACGCGGCGACAGCGTGTTGCGCGGTCGTGCCGCTGTCGTCAACGTCACTGCTCCAGGAATCGTCCAACACCGTGGCTGTGGACAACGAGCCATACCGGTCCAAGTTGGTTGGCTCTTCGGCGACACGC CCGTCCAAGCTGTACACCGTGTGCGAAACCCGTGATCACCTACGCAGCCCCGCCGACCGGGGTAA ATTTAGCCGCCATCGTCGACAAACAGTCGACAGCACAAGCAGCACCGTCGATAAAAACCTTGGAAATAAAGACAGTTACAATGGGGAGAGTGAAACAGCCCGTAACAGTGACAGAGGGAACGATACTACTCTCATATATTTCATTACGCCTACATATCCACGGCGAGAGCAAATTGCCGAGCTCACCAGATTGGGTCAGACACTAATGCATGTCTCCCGACTTTATTGGATAGTAGCTGACGACCGACCCGACTGCAGTCTACAAATAATGAACTTACTGCCAGATTTCA gcaTTCCTTACACGTATATTGCCAGCCCTATGCCATCGATATATAAACACAACCCCGACGCCATGCCCCGTGGTGTTTCCAACCGTAGAGCTGCTCTCAACTGGATAAGACTGAACCACAACATTAATGACTCGAATGCTGTAATTTATTTTGGCGACGATGACAACACGTTCCATCTGGACCTTTTCAAGGAAATACgtaccacaaaaaaaatatcaatgttcCCGGTTGGCTTGGTTGGAGAGTATGGTGTTAGTTCACCAATTATTGATAAa GGAAAAGTAGTTGGCTTTTTTGATAGTTGGCCAGCAAAAAGAAAATTTCCAGTGGACATGGCTGGATTTGCTAttaatgttcaacttttattcaAATATCCTTATGCTACTATGCCATATAAGGCGGGTTTTGAAGAAGACCGCTTCTTATCAGCTCTGGCTATTCGATTAGATGAAATTGAGCCAAAAGCAGAAAATTGTACCAGG ATATTAGTTTGGCACACTCAGACAGCGAAGAAACCTAAGCCAATAGTGATGGTCAAATCCAAAGCAACATTGCCTGGTTCACTTGCTACTCTACTCGATCAAGTGACTATGTTAGGTATAGGCGGAGTGAGCGAAACCACAG gtgttCGCAGTTATATGACaaaaaatggtaatatttttaGGGTATAA